One window of Cryobacterium arcticum genomic DNA carries:
- the glgP gene encoding alpha-glucan family phosphorylase — protein MKAIRKFTVRAVLPESLAALDELAGNLRWSWHEPTRQLFEHIAPELWRRIGGDPVALLGAVDPARLQELAHDHDYVSGVNLVRDDLRNYLEQPRWYQELEGAKPASIAYFSPEFGIAAALPQYSGGLGILAGDHLKSASDLGVPLVGVGLFYKAGYFSQAISSDGWQLESYPLLDPDGLPLSVLRRADGSPVQVSLALPDDRTLHARVWEARVGRIRLLMLDTDIPENTDDLRQVTDRLYGGGGEHRLLQELLLGIGGARAVRLWSTLNDRPEPEVFHTNEGHAGFLGLERISSLIGEGLSFSEALQVARAGTVFTTHTPVAAGIDRFDSSLVRRYFETDLLPGVAVDDLLGLGAESYPGGSPDVFNMAIMGLRLGQHANGVSKLHGEVSRRMFSGLWPGFDASEVPITSITNGVHAPTWTDPALKALAANRLGTADTSTADWASPVVSDQDLWDVRGDMRRQFVEDARRRIGAAWLVQNPGGLIPAWINQVFDPDVLTIGFARRVPTYKRLTLMLHDPERLRALLLHPEHPVQIVIAGKSHPADEEGKRLIQKIVQFAADPELRTRIAFLPDYNIGMAQLMYPGTDVWLNNPLRPLEACGTSGMKAALNGALNLSILDGWWPEYFDGQNGWAIPSADAATNSAERDRIEAEALYELIEHQVAPPFYERNADGVPERWVANIRQTLAGLSPELNAGRMVREYVEKLYRPAGVSEARLSANDYRAARELAAWKSRITAAWPGVSVAHVESGGVATVPQVGDELHLRAHVQLNGLAPDDVTVQVVYGRSLGGDDLTDVSTQALEPIDDVQGQDALADATGSPASGMPTLFTGTVELDRAGGFGYTVRVVPRNDLLISPAEMGLVAVAS, from the coding sequence GTGAAGGCGATCCGTAAATTTACCGTCCGTGCCGTCCTGCCCGAGTCGCTGGCCGCGCTCGACGAGCTGGCGGGGAACCTGCGTTGGTCGTGGCATGAACCCACCCGGCAGCTGTTCGAGCACATCGCCCCGGAGCTGTGGCGCCGCATCGGCGGCGACCCCGTCGCACTGCTGGGCGCGGTGGACCCGGCCCGGCTACAGGAGCTCGCGCACGACCACGACTACGTGTCCGGGGTCAACCTGGTGCGCGACGACCTGCGGAACTACCTGGAACAGCCCCGTTGGTATCAGGAGCTCGAGGGGGCCAAGCCCGCGTCGATCGCCTACTTCTCGCCCGAGTTCGGTATCGCTGCCGCGTTGCCGCAGTACTCGGGCGGCCTGGGCATCTTGGCCGGCGACCACCTCAAGAGTGCCTCCGACCTGGGAGTGCCCCTTGTGGGCGTCGGCCTGTTCTACAAGGCCGGCTACTTCAGCCAGGCCATCTCCTCCGACGGCTGGCAGTTGGAGAGCTACCCGCTGCTGGACCCGGACGGCCTGCCCCTGTCGGTGCTTCGCCGCGCCGACGGCTCGCCCGTTCAGGTGTCGCTCGCGCTGCCGGACGACCGCACCCTGCACGCACGGGTCTGGGAGGCCCGGGTTGGCCGCATCCGCCTCCTGATGCTCGACACCGACATCCCGGAGAACACCGACGACCTGCGCCAGGTCACCGACCGTCTCTACGGCGGCGGCGGCGAGCACCGGTTGCTGCAGGAGCTGCTGCTGGGCATCGGCGGCGCCCGAGCCGTGCGGCTGTGGAGCACGCTCAACGACCGGCCGGAGCCCGAGGTGTTCCACACCAACGAGGGACACGCCGGGTTCCTCGGCCTCGAACGCATCTCCAGCCTGATCGGCGAGGGCCTCAGCTTCTCCGAGGCGCTGCAGGTGGCCCGCGCGGGCACCGTCTTCACGACCCACACCCCGGTGGCCGCGGGAATCGACCGGTTCGACAGCTCGCTGGTGCGCCGGTACTTCGAAACCGACCTGCTGCCCGGGGTCGCGGTCGACGACCTGCTCGGCCTCGGCGCGGAGAGCTACCCCGGTGGCTCGCCCGACGTCTTCAACATGGCCATCATGGGCCTGCGGCTGGGCCAGCACGCCAACGGCGTCTCCAAGCTGCACGGCGAGGTGAGCCGACGGATGTTCAGCGGCCTCTGGCCCGGGTTCGACGCCAGCGAGGTGCCGATCACGTCGATCACCAACGGGGTGCACGCGCCGACCTGGACCGACCCGGCGCTCAAGGCCCTGGCCGCGAACCGGCTGGGCACCGCCGACACCTCCACCGCGGACTGGGCCTCGCCCGTGGTGAGCGACCAGGACCTCTGGGACGTGCGCGGCGACATGCGCCGCCAGTTCGTCGAGGACGCCCGCCGCCGCATCGGTGCGGCCTGGCTCGTGCAGAACCCGGGCGGCCTGATTCCGGCGTGGATCAACCAGGTCTTCGACCCCGACGTGCTCACCATCGGGTTCGCCCGCCGGGTGCCCACCTACAAGCGGCTCACCCTGATGCTGCACGACCCCGAGCGGCTCCGCGCCCTGCTGCTGCACCCGGAGCACCCCGTGCAGATCGTCATCGCCGGCAAGTCGCACCCGGCCGATGAGGAGGGCAAGCGGCTGATCCAGAAGATCGTGCAGTTCGCCGCAGACCCCGAGCTGCGCACGCGCATCGCGTTCCTGCCCGATTACAACATCGGCATGGCCCAGCTGATGTACCCGGGCACCGATGTGTGGCTGAACAACCCGCTCCGCCCGCTGGAGGCCTGTGGGACATCGGGCATGAAGGCCGCCCTCAACGGCGCGCTCAACCTGTCCATCCTGGACGGCTGGTGGCCGGAGTACTTCGACGGGCAGAACGGCTGGGCGATCCCGTCCGCGGACGCGGCCACCAACTCCGCCGAACGCGACCGGATCGAGGCCGAGGCGCTGTACGAACTCATCGAACACCAGGTGGCGCCGCCCTTCTACGAGCGCAACGCCGATGGGGTGCCCGAACGCTGGGTGGCGAACATCCGCCAGACCCTCGCAGGGCTCTCGCCCGAACTGAACGCCGGGCGGATGGTGCGCGAGTACGTGGAGAAGCTCTACCGCCCTGCCGGCGTCTCCGAAGCGCGGCTCTCGGCGAACGACTACCGGGCGGCGCGCGAGCTCGCAGCGTGGAAGAGCCGCATCACCGCCGCGTGGCCCGGGGTGAGCGTCGCGCACGTGGAGTCCGGCGGCGTCGCCACGGTTCCGCAGGTGGGCGACGAACTGCACCTGCGTGCCCACGTGCAGCTGAACGGGCTCGCGCCCGACGACGTGACGGTGCAGGTGGTCTACGGCCGGAGCCTCGGCGGCGACGACCTGACCGATGTGAGCACCCAGGCGCTCGAGCCGATCGACGACGTGCAGGGCCAGGACGCGCTCGCGGATGCGACGGGAAGCCCCGCCTCCGGCATGCCGACGCTGTTCACCGGCACCGTGGAACTCGATCGGGCGGGCGGGTTCGGCTACACCGTGCGGGTCGTGCCACGCAACGACCTGCTGATCAGCCCGGCCGAGATGGGCCTCGTCGCCGTCGCGAGCTGA
- the ybaK gene encoding Cys-tRNA(Pro) deacylase produces the protein MTRPDAAGTPATALLLQLGLRFTAHQYAHDPAASGYGHEAAEKLRLDPDQVFKTLVADADGTLVVAVVPVSGQLDLKALASAVGAKRAVMADPKTAERKTGYVLGGISPIGQKTSLRTVIDETAELFDTVFVSGGRRGLDLELSPADLVSATDAILAPIGR, from the coding sequence ATGACCAGACCGGATGCCGCTGGCACGCCGGCCACGGCCCTGTTGCTGCAGCTGGGTCTCCGGTTCACCGCGCACCAGTACGCCCACGACCCCGCCGCATCCGGCTACGGACACGAGGCGGCCGAAAAGCTGCGGCTCGACCCCGACCAGGTGTTCAAGACGCTGGTGGCCGACGCGGACGGGACGCTGGTCGTGGCGGTGGTTCCCGTCTCCGGCCAGCTCGACCTCAAGGCGCTGGCCTCGGCGGTCGGCGCGAAGCGGGCCGTCATGGCTGATCCGAAAACCGCGGAACGGAAGACCGGCTACGTTCTGGGCGGCATCAGCCCGATCGGGCAGAAGACCAGCCTGCGCACTGTGATCGACGAGACGGCCGAGCTGTTCGACACCGTCTTCGTCTCCGGTGGGCGCCGAGGCCTGGACCTCGAGCTGTCCCCCGCCGACCTGGTCAGCGCCACGGACGCAATCCTGGCTCCCATCGGCCGATAG
- a CDS encoding GGDEF domain-containing protein, translating into MIPLTRPAALLDRWRAWRGHTTPFASVSSAAALVVALSGVLDAANPSPDTLGTDWTWAWTLIACVVALLPVAVAERFPRWIAVAACFAFVAVTALQMFTSDQGLKSVNNLVLYPMLACYVGWFFARPLARLIVALALVLSGVAVVLAPHPFLLPTWVNLALASVFCLEAAGHLRSKLDHEIRTDPLTGALNRSGLPARIDQELARALRTQQPLVLVLLDLDNFKQVNDVHGHAAGDRILVDLVRAVRSQFRPFDTIARVGGDEFLLLLPAIDPAGACEVLDRLRPLTGDTWSFGLAAAEPGDTAELLMERADKDLYATKKARR; encoded by the coding sequence ATGATCCCCCTGACCCGCCCTGCCGCCCTGCTCGACCGGTGGAGGGCCTGGCGCGGCCACACCACCCCGTTCGCGTCGGTGAGCAGCGCGGCAGCCCTGGTCGTTGCCCTCAGCGGCGTTCTCGATGCGGCCAACCCGTCCCCGGACACTCTCGGCACCGACTGGACCTGGGCGTGGACCCTGATCGCCTGTGTGGTCGCGCTGCTCCCGGTGGCCGTGGCCGAGCGATTCCCCCGCTGGATCGCCGTGGCGGCCTGCTTCGCCTTCGTCGCCGTGACCGCCTTGCAGATGTTCACCTCCGACCAGGGGCTCAAGTCGGTCAACAATCTCGTGCTGTATCCCATGCTCGCGTGCTACGTCGGCTGGTTCTTCGCCCGGCCGCTTGCGCGTCTGATCGTCGCGCTGGCCCTGGTTCTCTCGGGCGTCGCCGTGGTGCTGGCTCCCCACCCGTTTCTGCTCCCCACCTGGGTCAACCTCGCTCTGGCGTCGGTGTTCTGCCTCGAGGCAGCAGGCCACCTCCGGTCCAAGCTCGACCACGAGATCCGCACCGACCCTCTCACGGGCGCGCTGAACCGTTCGGGGCTGCCGGCCCGGATCGATCAGGAACTGGCCAGGGCGCTGCGCACGCAGCAACCCCTCGTTCTGGTGCTGTTGGACCTGGACAACTTCAAACAGGTCAACGACGTGCACGGCCACGCGGCCGGAGACCGGATCCTGGTGGACCTCGTGCGCGCGGTCCGCAGCCAGTTCCGGCCGTTCGACACCATTGCCCGGGTCGGCGGTGACGAGTTCCTGCTCCTGCTGCCCGCGATCGACCCGGCCGGCGCGTGCGAGGTGCTGGACCGGCTCCGCCCGCTCACGGGTGACACCTGGTCATTCGGCCTCGCGGCCGCAGAGCCCGGGGACACCGCCGAGTTGCTCATGGAACGTGCCGACAAGGACCTCTACGCGACCAAGAAGGCACGCCGGTAA